In one window of Ruminococcus hominis DNA:
- a CDS encoding nucleotidyl transferase AbiEii/AbiGii toxin family protein, which produces MSSKAMSLKGKIKNYAKNNNIAAQVILQNYMFERFLERLSLSEYREKFVVKGGMLIAAIVGLDTRSTMDLDTTLRNMPLTEEQIYNAIRTICDINIEDDVIFEIQSVNPIRKDDVYGGYCVRIDAVYDTIVTPLSIDVSTGDVITPSPVKYDFSGIFDDELKITLWGYNIETVIAEKVETILSRGVFTTRPRDYYDVYVLVTTQKYDKVLFKEALNATAIHRGTAEKIEDTAGILTMISQSNELKSMWNKYRKKFTYAEDISYEMIMKVLKNVLVPVAPINPRPQLV; this is translated from the coding sequence ATGAGTTCTAAGGCAATGAGCTTGAAAGGGAAGATAAAAAATTACGCAAAAAATAATAACATAGCTGCACAAGTTATTTTGCAGAATTATATGTTTGAGCGCTTCCTTGAAAGATTATCTTTGTCAGAATACAGAGAAAAGTTTGTTGTAAAAGGTGGAATGCTAATTGCTGCTATTGTAGGACTTGATACCAGGTCTACAATGGATCTGGATACTACATTGCGAAATATGCCACTTACAGAAGAACAGATATATAATGCGATTAGAACAATATGTGACATCAATATAGAAGACGATGTTATTTTTGAGATACAATCAGTAAACCCTATAAGAAAAGATGATGTATATGGGGGCTACTGTGTAAGAATTGATGCAGTTTATGATACGATTGTCACGCCACTCTCTATTGATGTATCTACAGGTGATGTTATTACACCTTCACCGGTAAAATATGACTTTAGTGGCATATTTGATGACGAATTGAAGATTACATTATGGGGGTATAATATTGAAACGGTAATAGCAGAAAAGGTTGAAACGATTCTTAGTCGCGGTGTGTTTACTACAAGGCCTAGAGATTATTACGATGTATATGTTCTGGTAACTACGCAGAAATATGATAAAGTGCTTTTTAAAGAGGCATTAAATGCGACTGCTATTCATAGAGGAACAGCTGAAAAAATTGAGGATACTGCAGGTATTCTGACAATGATTTCGCAAAGTAATGAGTTAAAGAGTATGTGGAACAAATATCGAAAAAAATTTACCTATGCGGAGGATATTTCATATGAGATGATAATGAAAGTGTTGAAAAATGTTTTGGTGCCAGTGGCACCCATTAATCCCCGTCCCCAACTGGTCTGA
- a CDS encoding ISAs1 family transposase — protein sequence MRGNGDSWRKYRWHWKCAEKTVLTEKLIHYFRQIPDYRCGREKRHDLGEMLVCVTLGFLCGRTTIRRSLKWCKTHLEELRKHMNLKYGIASPSTITRMLNGIDEELALYAFMEWIGEIVESRNTHLAIDGKALCGATEKTKGETTPMLLNVVETVRGLILAQLPVDSKTNEITAIPELLKLLDISGSIVTIDAVGTQTAIMEQIHEQGGHFVLTVKKNQPEAYEEIHTFMDKLGAEDLKRKKGEAMDPGMKEFLEKYEEISQMEKNRDRNEYRTCQICKDASNLTKSQKEWPHVQSIGRIKQVRIPKEKDSQGNDVTPSKEEFLEKGSRRIPAPSAGEGAGKDVQCTALISDLILTAEELGSIKRMHWSIENRLHHVLDDTFREDRSPAKKSRNNLSLIRKYAYNILRLAMYETGLANIMTEMMDCFCDNAALRERYVFQGIASLY from the coding sequence ATGAGGGGCAACGGAGACTCCTGGAGAAAATACAGGTGGCATTGGAAATGTGCTGAAAAGACTGTTCTGACAGAAAAATTGATCCATTATTTCAGGCAGATTCCGGATTATCGGTGCGGCAGAGAGAAAAGACACGATCTTGGAGAAATGCTGGTATGCGTCACCCTCGGATTCCTTTGTGGCCGGACAACGATCCGCAGGAGCCTGAAATGGTGCAAAACCCACTTGGAAGAGCTGCGGAAGCATATGAACTTAAAATACGGGATCGCCTCGCCTTCCACTATTACCCGGATGTTGAATGGCATTGATGAGGAATTAGCTTTGTATGCTTTTATGGAGTGGATTGGCGAGATCGTGGAATCCAGAAATACCCATCTAGCTATTGATGGGAAAGCATTGTGCGGTGCAACGGAAAAAACGAAAGGTGAGACAACCCCGATGCTGCTGAATGTAGTGGAAACGGTCCGGGGATTGATACTTGCACAGCTTCCGGTAGATTCAAAGACGAATGAGATTACGGCGATTCCTGAATTATTAAAGCTTCTGGATATCAGCGGGAGCATTGTAACGATTGATGCTGTTGGGACACAGACTGCAATCATGGAACAGATTCATGAACAGGGAGGACATTTTGTGTTAACAGTAAAGAAAAATCAGCCGGAGGCCTATGAGGAGATTCATACGTTCATGGATAAACTGGGGGCGGAAGATCTCAAAAGAAAAAAAGGCGAAGCTATGGATCCTGGGATGAAGGAGTTCCTTGAGAAATACGAAGAAATCAGCCAGATGGAAAAAAACCGGGACAGAAATGAGTATAGGACTTGCCAGATATGTAAAGACGCTTCAAATCTGACCAAAAGCCAAAAAGAATGGCCGCACGTTCAAAGTATTGGGCGGATCAAGCAGGTGAGGATACCCAAGGAAAAAGACAGCCAGGGGAATGATGTGACGCCGTCGAAGGAAGAGTTTTTGGAAAAAGGCTCCAGAAGAATCCCAGCTCCTTCTGCTGGAGAGGGAGCCGGGAAAGATGTCCAGTGTACGGCACTGATATCAGACCTGATCCTTACAGCAGAGGAGCTGGGAAGCATAAAAAGAATGCACTGGTCAATAGAGAACCGGCTCCATCATGTGCTGGACGATACATTTAGGGAAGACCGCTCGCCAGCCAAAAAGTCCCGGAACAACCTGTCGCTCATCAGAAAATACGCATACAACATCCTGCGTCTGGCAATGTACGAGACGGGTCTGGCAAATATAATGACAGAAATGATGGACTGCTTTTGTGACAATGCCGCTTTGCGGGAACGGTATGTGTTTCAAGGCATAGCCAGTCTCTATTGA
- a CDS encoding type IV toxin-antitoxin system AbiEi family antitoxin domain-containing protein, whose product MNINPKVLTFIKKNNNMITTSQMEKLGFTRSLLSVYEKEGLLERERHGIYLLPDAVPDDMYTLMLCSAKIIFSHDTALFLNQLSDRTPFEHSVTIPSNTKLSQQLQEECICYYIKPELYKLGEINLKTTFGNVVRTYNAERTICDLLRSRSRLDEETVIGAVKRYAESTDKNLNLLSEYASQLGVSKIVKRYMEVLL is encoded by the coding sequence ATGAATATTAATCCGAAGGTGCTTACATTTATTAAAAAAAATAACAATATGATAACCACATCACAAATGGAAAAACTGGGTTTTACCCGTTCACTTTTATCTGTTTATGAAAAAGAAGGTCTCCTAGAACGGGAAAGGCATGGAATTTACTTGTTACCAGATGCAGTACCTGATGATATGTATACATTAATGTTGTGTTCGGCAAAGATTATTTTTTCACATGATACAGCATTATTTTTAAATCAGCTGTCAGATAGAACCCCATTTGAACATTCTGTTACTATTCCTAGTAATACAAAGCTTTCCCAACAACTGCAAGAGGAGTGTATATGTTATTATATTAAACCCGAATTGTATAAATTAGGTGAGATCAATTTAAAAACAACATTCGGAAATGTTGTCCGGACGTATAATGCAGAGAGAACGATCTGCGATTTATTACGTTCTCGTAGCAGACTTGACGAAGAAACTGTCATAGGGGCAGTAAAAAGATATGCGGAATCTACGGATAAAAATTTAAATTTATTATCAGAGTACGCTTCACAATTGGGAGTCAGTAAGATAGTAAAAAGATATATGGAGGTACTTTTATGA
- a CDS encoding NAD(P)-dependent oxidoreductase produces the protein MKLLLTGNIGYITAEFIEEAFPECQILLLGETKLKSNRRKGLSVHPMPKQESEFRDIFKTYDFEGVIYFSNYLSFHGTKEGEMETLRHLLHYYKGNSNSRFLYVTNSESSYDITTGKTLLVRSAEEFCRQYGELHGLSVKILRTPYLYSGIYENDYFFKLFSKAFEKKEIVFEEAPAQEAHFLALSDLSNLLYKIFDNWNDQEGALQVPKVFHFTFEQLGQKLNELLPAVHMKYLANAAIQNVAANDRVLRNEYGWFPKISLLEDLPEVYKAYCEETNHKARKIDVLQDFLNQHKTLLKVAELLITFLLFELLNRAAGNQVQFKMIDLRLVYIVLFGSLYGINYGIAAAGLETLSLLAAYVKENVSWTTLFYEPSNWIPFIFYFAVGAICGYIRMKNSDNIKFMKDENKLVLDKFLFMREMYQEALRDKRQYKKQILGSRDSFGKIFDITRKLDVIMPQELFLETMHVMEDVLENNTFAFYSVGKNQYFGRLEIASSGMNDVFPKSVRLSDYPEIMEKIKAGEVWANRDLINGYPMYINGIRREGQLVMLIVVKEADGEQLSLYYLNLFKILCGLVETSLLRALDYQEAIENKKYVAGTRILKPEYFKERLDSFHSMREERRGSYVLLKLEYPNMSLAQADEVLQNSVRENDVWGISENEELFIILSQTEQTALPIVLERLENDGFICHEMDAPAGGK, from the coding sequence ATGAAATTGTTATTAACCGGAAATATTGGATATATTACGGCGGAATTTATAGAGGAGGCGTTCCCGGAGTGTCAGATTCTTCTGCTTGGGGAAACGAAATTAAAGTCAAATCGCAGGAAGGGATTATCGGTGCATCCGATGCCGAAACAGGAAAGTGAGTTTAGGGATATTTTCAAAACGTATGATTTTGAAGGTGTTATATATTTTTCTAACTATCTTAGCTTCCATGGAACCAAGGAAGGTGAGATGGAGACTTTGCGCCATTTATTACATTATTATAAGGGAAATTCGAATTCCCGATTCTTATATGTTACCAATTCTGAGAGTTCATATGATATAACGACAGGGAAGACTTTGTTGGTTCGTTCGGCAGAGGAGTTTTGCAGACAGTATGGTGAACTGCACGGGCTTTCTGTTAAGATTCTTCGTACTCCATATCTTTATTCAGGAATTTATGAAAATGATTACTTTTTCAAGCTCTTTTCAAAGGCGTTTGAGAAAAAGGAGATTGTGTTTGAAGAAGCCCCGGCACAGGAAGCACATTTCCTTGCATTGTCAGATTTATCCAATCTGTTATATAAGATTTTTGACAACTGGAATGATCAGGAGGGAGCACTTCAGGTCCCGAAGGTGTTTCATTTTACTTTCGAGCAGCTTGGACAGAAGCTAAATGAATTGTTACCAGCAGTACATATGAAATATCTGGCGAATGCTGCGATTCAGAATGTGGCGGCGAACGACCGTGTTTTGCGAAATGAGTACGGATGGTTTCCAAAGATTTCTCTGTTGGAGGATTTGCCGGAGGTATATAAAGCTTACTGTGAGGAAACAAATCATAAGGCACGGAAAATAGATGTATTGCAGGACTTTTTAAATCAACATAAAACACTTTTGAAAGTAGCGGAGCTTTTAATTACATTTTTGCTTTTTGAATTATTGAATCGGGCGGCAGGAAATCAGGTCCAATTTAAAATGATTGACTTGCGTCTTGTTTATATTGTTTTATTCGGAAGTTTGTATGGGATTAATTACGGAATTGCGGCGGCGGGGCTGGAAACCTTGTCGCTTTTGGCTGCATATGTAAAAGAGAATGTCAGCTGGACAACGCTTTTTTATGAACCCTCGAACTGGATTCCGTTTATTTTTTATTTTGCGGTCGGTGCAATCTGCGGATATATCAGAATGAAGAACAGTGATAATATCAAATTTATGAAGGATGAAAATAAACTGGTTCTGGATAAATTTTTATTTATGCGTGAAATGTATCAGGAGGCACTTCGTGACAAACGCCAGTACAAGAAACAGATTCTTGGAAGCCGGGACAGCTTTGGTAAGATTTTTGATATCACAAGAAAGCTGGATGTTATCATGCCACAGGAATTGTTTCTTGAAACGATGCATGTGATGGAAGATGTCCTTGAAAATAATACGTTTGCTTTCTATTCTGTCGGAAAGAATCAGTATTTTGGACGTTTGGAGATTGCATCGAGCGGAATGAATGATGTATTCCCAAAATCTGTCAGGTTAAGTGATTATCCGGAGATAATGGAAAAGATAAAAGCCGGAGAAGTATGGGCAAACCGCGATTTGATAAATGGATATCCAATGTATATAAACGGAATTCGAAGAGAAGGACAGCTTGTGATGCTGATTGTTGTGAAGGAAGCAGATGGGGAACAGCTTTCTCTCTATTATCTGAATTTATTTAAAATTCTGTGTGGTCTGGTTGAGACTTCTCTTTTACGGGCACTGGATTATCAGGAGGCAATTGAGAATAAAAAATATGTTGCGGGTACACGTATATTGAAGCCGGAATATTTTAAAGAACGTTTGGATTCGTTCCATTCTATGAGAGAGGAAAGACGAGGGTCATATGTTCTTCTCAAATTGGAGTATCCGAATATGTCGCTTGCACAGGCAGATGAAGTCCTGCAGAATTCAGTACGTGAAAATGATGTCTGGGGCATTTCGGAAAATGAAGAGCTGTTCATTATCCTTTCACAGACAGAACAAACGGCATTGCCAATTGTATTGGAAAGACTGGAAAACGACGGATTTATCTGTCATGAAATGGACGCTCCGGCTGGTGGAAAATAA
- a CDS encoding DUF2194 domain-containing protein, whose product MARLIHSLKTFPFKSMLVILSVFMMIAVVLFAERSGIHYTEKNRQINYLDKDEVVTEKTAVKTLKKTCLVLRNSGDVSSNQAWEQFQQIFNDMKIGTDVVDVQTASGIPDYHNYETVVVLLSDISPLKENLVNLCEWVSDGGNVLFAMTLQKTAYTSMIEQKIGIISSGYDNSVVDSIYFDSDFMLGGGESYAITDAFESAWSVQVSEKAKVYARIKNKNGQPLIWENSYGKGKFVVDNFGLYEKAVRGFYAASYSLLTDAGVYPVINGFVFYLDDFPSPVPSGDDTYVKRDYDMSIKDFYANVWWPDMLEIASDHNIHYTGVIIENYEDETNGKIKKQTDTSRFQYFGNMLLHQGGELGYHGYNHQPLSLSNTDYGDVLPYNTWKSEDAMKNAVNELLRFGNEMFPGVTMSVYVPPSNVLSEEGRKMLAKDFPEIKTIASNYFQGDFAYVQEFEVAEDGIVEQPRITSGAIVDDYMKMAALSELNMHFVNTHFLHPDDLLDEDRGAKLGWEKLKANLNNNMEWLDESAPSLRKMTGSELSGAIQRYGAVTFTKEVTEEEIRLTLENFYDKAYFMVRINEGTPGNVSGGTLTHLTGNLYLLEADEATVTIERQLEKE is encoded by the coding sequence TTGGCTAGATTGATACATTCACTGAAAACATTTCCATTTAAAAGTATGCTTGTGATCTTAAGTGTTTTTATGATGATCGCAGTTGTCCTTTTTGCAGAGCGGAGTGGAATTCACTATACAGAAAAAAACAGACAGATTAATTATCTGGATAAGGATGAGGTTGTTACAGAAAAAACAGCTGTAAAAACATTGAAGAAAACGTGCCTGGTGCTTCGAAACAGTGGGGATGTATCAAGCAATCAGGCATGGGAACAATTTCAGCAGATATTTAATGATATGAAAATCGGAACCGATGTGGTTGATGTGCAGACGGCTTCTGGTATTCCTGATTATCATAATTATGAAACAGTTGTTGTTTTGCTAAGTGATATTAGTCCGCTAAAAGAGAATCTGGTGAATTTGTGCGAATGGGTTTCGGATGGTGGAAATGTTCTTTTTGCCATGACACTTCAAAAGACGGCATATACATCGATGATAGAGCAGAAAATCGGAATTATTTCTTCCGGGTATGATAATTCTGTTGTGGACAGTATTTATTTTGATTCTGATTTTATGCTTGGCGGGGGAGAGTCTTATGCGATTACGGATGCTTTTGAGTCAGCATGGTCGGTTCAGGTGAGTGAGAAGGCAAAGGTCTATGCGAGAATAAAAAATAAAAATGGACAACCATTAATATGGGAAAACAGTTATGGAAAAGGTAAATTTGTAGTAGATAATTTTGGTTTATATGAGAAGGCAGTACGGGGATTCTATGCGGCATCATACAGTCTGCTTACGGATGCTGGGGTTTATCCTGTGATTAATGGTTTTGTATTTTATCTGGATGATTTTCCGTCACCGGTTCCAAGTGGAGATGATACTTATGTAAAACGTGATTACGATATGAGTATCAAAGATTTTTATGCAAATGTATGGTGGCCGGATATGCTGGAAATTGCGTCGGATCATAATATTCATTATACCGGAGTGATCATCGAGAACTATGAGGATGAGACGAATGGAAAGATAAAGAAACAGACAGATACTTCTCGTTTCCAGTATTTTGGAAACATGCTTCTTCATCAGGGAGGAGAACTGGGATATCATGGATACAATCATCAGCCGCTGAGTCTTTCAAATACGGATTATGGTGATGTACTCCCATATAATACATGGAAAAGTGAAGATGCTATGAAGAATGCGGTGAATGAGCTGCTCCGATTTGGAAACGAGATGTTTCCGGGGGTTACAATGTCAGTTTATGTGCCTCCTTCCAACGTGTTATCGGAAGAAGGAAGAAAGATGCTTGCAAAGGATTTTCCGGAGATTAAAACGATTGCAAGTAATTATTTTCAAGGCGATTTTGCCTATGTGCAGGAATTTGAGGTTGCAGAGGATGGAATTGTGGAACAGCCACGTATTACTTCCGGTGCGATTGTAGATGATTATATGAAGATGGCGGCGTTGTCTGAGCTGAATATGCATTTTGTGAATACACATTTCCTACACCCGGATGACCTTCTGGATGAGGATCGCGGTGCAAAGCTTGGATGGGAGAAGCTCAAAGCAAATCTGAATAACAATATGGAATGGCTGGATGAGTCGGCACCATCTTTGAGAAAGATGACGGGAAGTGAGCTGTCCGGGGCAATCCAGCGTTACGGAGCAGTGACATTTACAAAGGAAGTAACAGAAGAAGAAATTCGGCTGACGCTTGAAAATTTTTATGATAAAGCATATTTTATGGTGCGTATCAATGAAGGTACACCGGGTAATGTTTCGGGTGGAACGCTTACGCACCTTACAGGAAATCTTTATCTGCTTGAGGCTGACGAAGCGACAGTAACGATTGAGCGGCAATTAGAAAAGGAGTAA
- a CDS encoding ATP-binding protein — MVERKEYLQKLWSWKDEQVIKVVTGIRRCGKSTLLKQYQNKLKSVGVTEEQIISINFEELENEPLLDYKSLYQYIKERLCEDKMTYIFLDEIQKVTSFEKVVDSLHVKENIDIYITGSNAYMLSGDLATLLTGRYVEISMLPLSFKEYVEITGIPKEQAFSEYMKTGGFPYIAVMDRTDEKVEIYLEGIYNTVIVRDIEDRQARKEMNCGKRKITDITLLKTIARYLASVIGSPISIKSITNYLISSGRKVSANTVSDYVDALTESFIFYSVDRFDIVGKQLLKVNKKLYMVDLGLRNHILPRKRYDLGFSIENIVFFELLRRGNKVNIGKYGSTEVDFVAQKQGVIVYYQVTADMTAEETFEREMRPLKEIKDNYEKIVLTLDHFSLGNYDGIKVINVIDWLLENQI, encoded by the coding sequence ATGGTCGAACGTAAGGAATATTTACAAAAGTTATGGTCATGGAAAGACGAACAGGTGATTAAGGTTGTAACTGGAATCAGGCGCTGTGGAAAATCAACATTATTAAAACAATATCAGAATAAACTAAAATCAGTCGGGGTTACAGAAGAACAAATTATATCAATTAATTTTGAAGAATTAGAAAATGAGCCATTGTTGGACTACAAGTCATTATATCAATATATTAAAGAACGACTTTGCGAAGACAAGATGACTTATATTTTTCTAGATGAGATTCAGAAGGTAACTTCCTTTGAAAAAGTGGTAGATAGTCTTCATGTAAAAGAAAATATTGATATTTATATTACAGGTTCTAATGCATATATGCTTTCAGGGGATTTGGCTACACTATTAACAGGAAGGTATGTTGAAATTTCTATGTTACCGCTCTCCTTTAAAGAATATGTTGAAATTACAGGAATTCCAAAAGAACAGGCATTTTCAGAATATATGAAAACAGGTGGATTTCCCTACATTGCAGTGATGGACAGAACAGATGAAAAAGTGGAGATCTATTTGGAAGGTATTTATAATACGGTGATTGTAAGAGATATTGAAGATCGTCAGGCAAGAAAAGAGATGAATTGCGGCAAGCGAAAAATCACAGACATTACATTGTTGAAGACAATTGCGCGATATCTGGCAAGTGTGATCGGAAGCCCAATCTCTATAAAAAGTATTACAAATTATTTGATTTCATCAGGTAGAAAAGTATCTGCGAATACGGTGAGTGATTATGTAGATGCGTTGACAGAATCATTTATATTTTATTCAGTAGATAGATTTGATATAGTAGGAAAACAGTTGTTAAAAGTTAATAAGAAGTTGTATATGGTTGATTTGGGGCTTCGCAATCACATTTTGCCAAGAAAGCGTTATGATCTTGGATTTTCCATTGAAAATATTGTGTTTTTTGAATTATTGCGCCGTGGGAATAAGGTGAATATAGGTAAATATGGCTCTACAGAAGTAGATTTTGTTGCTCAAAAACAAGGGGTAATCGTTTATTATCAGGTGACGGCAGATATGACAGCAGAAGAAACTTTTGAAAGAGAAATGAGACCATTAAAGGAAATTAAAGACAATTATGAAAAAATTGTTTTAACACTGGATCATTTTTCGCTTGGAAATTATGATGGTATAAAAGTAATTAATGTAATAGATTGGCTTTTGGAAAATCAGATTTGA
- the pelG gene encoding exopolysaccharide Pel transporter PelG has protein sequence MAGIGFELKKLFQKRGLAATVRAYGYAGVICTGPMLLGIVLLVGVSFLCDQTGATRHNRELLICMITYTLLASLTVTSFFSMVVTRYIADMLYEERHEAILSSFWGSTGILLVVGGIMYGIFLMFSGINLLDQFLCLEFFGELIVTWNAMSYLTAIKDYKGILISFVTAVFVSLIVGFLLIIIGIPHVEAMMIAVTIGYGIMLLWDVTLLYRYFPQSEMSAFSFLRWVDEFLPLAFTGLFTNIGLFTHLVIMWFSPIHVHVQGLFYGAPYHDVPAMIAYLTILITTVNFVVSVEVNFYPKYRNYYSLFNDKGEIKDILQAGQEMRKVLNMELKYTALKQLLTTALVISLGQPLLELLPLGFNDLMEGYFRTLCVGYGLYAVANTMMLILLYFTDYKGALFATGMFAACTCTFTCVSLFFPQVYYGFGFLLGSAVFFLISALRLGYFIKKLPYYILSVQPVVAEDKTGFFTRMGHFLEEKLERGDNIEVL, from the coding sequence ATGGCTGGAATCGGATTTGAGTTAAAGAAATTATTTCAGAAACGTGGACTTGCAGCAACTGTAAGGGCATACGGATATGCCGGAGTAATCTGTACCGGACCGATGCTTCTTGGTATTGTGCTGTTGGTCGGAGTTTCATTTTTGTGTGATCAGACCGGTGCGACAAGACATAATAGAGAATTATTAATCTGTATGATTACTTATACACTTTTGGCGTCACTGACTGTAACTAGTTTCTTTTCCATGGTAGTGACGAGATATATTGCGGATATGCTTTATGAAGAACGGCATGAAGCAATTTTGTCTTCCTTTTGGGGCTCGACGGGGATATTGCTTGTTGTCGGCGGGATTATGTATGGGATTTTTCTTATGTTTTCAGGTATAAATCTGCTCGATCAGTTTTTATGTCTGGAATTTTTCGGAGAGTTGATCGTCACATGGAATGCGATGAGTTACCTGACGGCGATCAAGGATTATAAAGGAATCTTAATATCGTTTGTGACAGCAGTTTTCGTATCACTCATTGTTGGATTTTTACTTATCATAATCGGGATTCCTCATGTAGAGGCAATGATGATAGCAGTAACAATCGGATATGGAATTATGCTTCTGTGGGATGTGACATTGTTGTACCGGTATTTTCCACAGAGTGAAATGAGTGCATTTTCATTTCTGCGCTGGGTAGATGAATTTCTGCCGCTTGCATTTACCGGATTATTTACAAATATCGGGTTGTTTACACATTTGGTGATTATGTGGTTTAGTCCGATTCATGTACATGTGCAGGGATTGTTTTATGGAGCGCCATACCATGATGTCCCGGCGATGATCGCATATTTGACAATTCTCATTACAACAGTGAATTTTGTTGTATCGGTGGAAGTGAATTTTTATCCGAAATACCGAAATTATTATAGTCTGTTTAATGACAAAGGAGAAATTAAGGATATTCTGCAGGCCGGACAGGAGATGAGAAAGGTATTAAATATGGAGTTGAAATATACGGCATTAAAGCAGCTCCTTACAACGGCACTTGTCATCTCATTAGGGCAGCCGCTTCTGGAGCTTCTTCCGCTTGGATTCAATGACCTTATGGAAGGGTATTTCAGAACACTTTGTGTCGGATATGGACTTTATGCGGTTGCAAATACGATGATGCTGATACTTTTGTATTTTACGGATTATAAAGGTGCGTTGTTTGCGACAGGGATGTTTGCGGCATGTACATGCACATTTACCTGTGTATCATTATTCTTTCCACAAGTATATTATGGTTTTGGATTTCTTTTGGGAAGTGCAGTGTTCTTTTTGATCAGTGCCCTTCGACTTGGATATTTTATAAAAAAACTTCCGTACTATATTTTGAGTGTGCAACCGGTTGTTGCGGAAGATAAAACCGGATTTTTCACACGAATGGGACATTTCCTTGAAGAGAAGTTAGAAAGGGGAGATAATATTGAAGTTTTATAA
- the pelF gene encoding GT4 family glycosyltransferase PelF produces MRICLILEGCYPYIFGGVSTWMHQYINEMKEHEFVLWVIGANAKDKGKFVYELPPNVTEVHEVFLDDALRVKESGKMHHVFTEEEVESLKELMLCKRPDWEILFRLYHEQKINPMSFLKSEEFLNILTKCCLTEYPYTPFADAFHTMRSMLLPVLYLMGSEVPKADVYHAICTGYGGLLACLGGYVYKKRVLLTEHGIYTREREEEIIRAKWVQPAFKKQWIAFFYMLSDIIYKRAFLVSCLFTNAMHTQVQMGCDKDKCRVIENGINYDRLSSIPLKEDDGWVDIGAIVRMAPIKDIKTMIYAFYELSTRRENVRLHIMGGVDDEEYAKECYDLVEQLHLENVIFTGRVDIVSYMEKLDFTILTSISEGQPLSVLESFAARRPCVTTDVGCCRELLAGNEEDSFGIAGYCVPPMYREGLAQAMDRMCESRTRRLRMGENAQKRVEAYYRKEGMGEKYRKLYQEVEEADGWNRI; encoded by the coding sequence GTGAGGATTTGTCTCATATTAGAGGGATGCTATCCCTATATATTTGGTGGTGTATCTACGTGGATGCATCAGTATATAAATGAAATGAAGGAGCATGAGTTTGTTCTTTGGGTAATCGGTGCGAACGCAAAGGATAAGGGAAAATTTGTCTATGAGCTTCCGCCAAATGTTACGGAAGTTCATGAGGTTTTTTTGGATGATGCCCTGCGTGTAAAAGAGTCGGGAAAAATGCATCACGTATTTACTGAAGAAGAGGTGGAAAGCCTAAAAGAGCTGATGTTGTGTAAACGTCCGGATTGGGAAATTTTGTTCCGTCTTTATCATGAGCAGAAAATCAATCCGATGTCATTTCTAAAAAGTGAAGAATTTTTAAATATATTGACGAAGTGCTGTCTGACAGAGTATCCTTATACCCCGTTTGCGGATGCATTTCACACGATGCGTTCCATGCTGCTTCCGGTATTGTATCTGATGGGCAGCGAGGTGCCAAAAGCAGATGTCTACCATGCAATTTGCACAGGATATGGCGGTCTGCTTGCGTGTCTGGGCGGTTATGTTTATAAGAAGAGAGTGCTATTGACGGAGCATGGAATTTATACGAGAGAACGTGAGGAAGAAATTATACGTGCGAAATGGGTACAGCCGGCGTTTAAGAAACAGTGGATTGCATTTTTCTATATGTTGTCGGATATTATTTACAAGCGGGCTTTTCTGGTTTCGTGTCTGTTTACGAATGCTATGCATACGCAGGTGCAGATGGGCTGCGATAAAGATAAGTGCCGTGTGATTGAAAATGGAATTAATTATGACAGACTGTCCTCTATTCCGCTGAAAGAGGATGATGGCTGGGTTGATATCGGGGCAATTGTTAGAATGGCACCGATCAAAGACATTAAGACGATGATCTATGCGTTTTATGAGTTGTCTACAAGAAGGGAAAATGTGCGGCTACATATTATGGGTGGCGTTGATGACGAGGAGTATGCAAAGGAATGTTATGATTTGGTTGAGCAGCTTCATTTGGAAAATGTGATTTTTACCGGGCGTGTGGATATTGTTTCTTATATGGAAAAACTGGATTTTACAATTTTGACAAGTATATCGGAGGGGCAGCCGCTGTCCGTACTGGAATCATTTGCTGCAAGACGTCCTTGTGTTACGACAGATGTAGGATGCTGCCGGGAGCTTTTGGCGGGAAATGAGGAAGACTCTTTTGGAATTGCGGGGTATTGTGTTCCGCCGATGTACAGAGAAGGTCTTGCACAGGCTATGGATCGGATGTGTGAGTCGAGAACTCGCAGGCTTCGTATGGGCGAAAATGCACAGAAACGTGTAGAGGCATATTACCGGAAGGAAGGGATGGGTGAAAAATACCGGAAACTCTATCAGGAGGTGGAAGAGGCAGATGGCTGGAATCGGATTTGA